A genomic window from Yoonia sp. R2331 includes:
- the folK gene encoding 2-amino-4-hydroxy-6-hydroxymethyldihydropteridine diphosphokinase produces MLISAGSNATATIVDAAAIVQKCKRDLALALGAPVSASRIYRTPAFPPGAGPDFANAVFSVPTTLSPKDVLVHLHRLEADAGRVRDQRWGQRVLDLDLIAYGDTVAPDLAVWQRWHDLPLDQQMQKAPDQLILPHPRAQDRPFVLVPLRDLCPAWVHPVLGLDVDAMLARCDPADIAAVVALD; encoded by the coding sequence GTGCTGATTTCCGCAGGAAGTAACGCAACTGCGACCATAGTTGACGCGGCGGCAATTGTACAAAAGTGCAAGCGAGATCTGGCCTTGGCACTGGGTGCGCCTGTGTCAGCCAGCCGAATCTATCGCACCCCGGCGTTTCCGCCGGGCGCGGGTCCCGACTTTGCCAATGCGGTTTTTTCTGTGCCAACGACCCTGTCGCCCAAGGACGTACTTGTCCATTTGCACCGGTTGGAGGCGGATGCAGGCCGGGTGCGGGATCAGCGTTGGGGGCAACGGGTTCTTGACCTTGATCTGATCGCATATGGCGACACCGTGGCACCTGATCTGGCTGTCTGGCAGCGCTGGCACGACCTGCCGCTTGACCAGCAAATGCAAAAGGCCCCGGATCAGCTGATCCTGCCGCATCCGCGCGCGCAGGATCGGCCTTTTGTTCTGGTGCCTCTGCGCGATCTGTGTCCCGCCTGGGTCCATCCGGTTTTGGGCCTTGATGTGGACGCCATGCTGGCGCGCTGTGATCCTGCCGATATCGCCGCCGTAGTCGCTTTGGACTAG
- a CDS encoding NYN domain-containing protein has product MFYRDERLALFIDGSNLYAAAKSLGFDIDYKLLRQEFMRRGKMLRAFYYTALLENDEYSPIRPLVDWLHYNGFTMVTKPAKEYTDSMGRRKVKGNMDIELCVDAMELAPHVDHIVLFSGDGDFRPLVESLQRKGVRVSVVSTIRSQPPMIADELRRQCDNFIELDELRDVVGRPPREPRPAEDADEEMITAK; this is encoded by the coding sequence ATGTTTTATCGTGACGAGCGCCTGGCGCTCTTCATCGATGGATCGAACCTGTATGCGGCTGCCAAGTCGCTGGGGTTTGACATCGACTACAAGTTGCTTCGTCAGGAGTTCATGCGCCGTGGCAAAATGCTGCGCGCCTTTTACTATACGGCGCTCTTGGAGAATGACGAGTATTCACCCATCAGGCCGCTGGTTGATTGGTTGCACTACAACGGTTTCACCATGGTGACGAAACCGGCCAAGGAATACACCGACAGCATGGGCCGTCGGAAGGTGAAGGGGAACATGGATATCGAACTTTGCGTCGATGCCATGGAACTTGCACCGCATGTGGACCACATCGTGCTGTTTTCCGGCGACGGTGATTTCCGCCCGCTGGTCGAAAGCCTGCAGCGCAAGGGTGTGCGTGTCTCGGTTGTCTCCACCATCCGCAGCCAGCCACCGATGATCGCGGACGAGCTGCGCCGTCAGTGCGACAACTTCATCGAACTTGATGAATTGCGCGATGTTGTGGGCCGCCCACCGCGCGAGCCGCGCCCGGCAGAGGATG
- a CDS encoding DUF2062 domain-containing protein, protein MVFKRRDRRPIWQAVLDFLYPRGGWARAFEYVKHRVRRLPDTPEKISRGVWAGVFTSFTPFYGLHFLIAAVIAKLMRGNILAALMGTFFGNPLTYIPIAVAALQSGYLLTGVRTDVEGIGRNFARAFEDLRHNFMAIFTDDVAHWDYLASFYDDVFYPYMVGGVIPGVICATICYYLSVPLIGAYQNSRRKRLRAKLDQLRKPQDGDGPDLG, encoded by the coding sequence GTGGTATTCAAGCGCAGGGACAGACGACCAATCTGGCAGGCTGTGCTGGATTTTCTCTATCCCCGTGGGGGATGGGCGCGGGCTTTTGAATACGTCAAACACCGGGTGCGGCGGCTACCCGATACGCCCGAAAAGATCAGCCGCGGCGTCTGGGCCGGGGTGTTCACCTCTTTCACGCCCTTTTACGGGCTGCACTTTCTGATTGCCGCGGTAATCGCCAAACTGATGCGCGGCAACATCCTGGCGGCGCTGATGGGCACCTTCTTTGGCAACCCGCTGACCTATATCCCCATCGCCGTGGCCGCGCTGCAATCGGGGTATCTTCTGACCGGTGTGCGCACCGATGTCGAAGGGATCGGGCGCAACTTTGCCCGCGCGTTCGAAGATTTGCGCCATAACTTTATGGCGATCTTCACCGACGACGTGGCCCATTGGGACTATCTGGCGTCGTTCTATGACGATGTATTTTATCCCTACATGGTCGGCGGCGTGATCCCCGGCGTGATCTGCGCCACCATCTGCTACTACCTCTCTGTGCCGCTCATTGGGGCCTACCAGAACAGCCGCCGCAAGCGGTTGCGCGCCAAGCTTGATCAATTGCGCAAACCGCAGGATGGTGATGGCCCCGATCTGGGCTAA
- a CDS encoding bifunctional (p)ppGpp synthetase/guanosine-3',5'-bis(diphosphate) 3'-pyrophosphohydrolase, producing MTTDNDLIALVRTYNPRTHEKMLRDAFAYGAQMHDGQFRHSGEPYFTHPVAVALILAEMQMDDATLITALLHDTIEDTDASFAQVEKRFSREIAELVDGVTKLTNLQLTSTQSKEAENFRKLFMATSKDLRVTLVKLADRLHNMRTIKSMRAEKQAQKARETMDIYAPLAGRMGMQWMREELEDLAFRVLNPEARNSIIRRFITLQRETGDVIQRITSDMRVELEKAGISAEVAGRAKKPYSIWRKMQEKDQGFSRLSDIYGFRVITATEADCYRVLGAIHQRWRAVPGRFKDYISQPKTNGYRSIHTTVSGRDGKRVEVQIRTREMHEVAETGVAAHWSYRNGERVENRFAVDPVKWISALTERLDDDQDHDEFLEAVKLEMYTDQVFCFTPKGDVIKLPRGATPIDFAFAIHTRIGMACVGAKVDGLRVPLWTRLKNGQSVEVITAEGQTPQATWIDIAVTGRAKTAIRRSLREEDRTRYIRLGRELARVAFETIGKRLTEKALRTAAKTLALDDVDDMLVRLGSAEMSARQIVRAIYPELAEKGGEKIDAGRAVVGLTADQPHQRAPCCQPLPGERIVGIAFRGQGVVVHAIDCDVLVEYEDQPDRWIDLHWAEGNHRAINAVTLDVAISNDAGVLGRICTLIGEQKANISDLKFIDRKPDYYRLLIDVDLSEAAHLHRVMTALDAESAVSSILRYRDPARARAQQDAS from the coding sequence ATGACGACTGACAACGATCTGATCGCGCTGGTTCGCACCTACAACCCCCGAACACATGAAAAGATGCTGCGCGACGCCTTTGCCTATGGCGCGCAGATGCACGACGGGCAGTTCCGCCACTCAGGCGAGCCCTATTTCACTCATCCTGTCGCTGTGGCGTTGATCCTCGCAGAAATGCAGATGGATGATGCCACGCTGATCACCGCACTTTTGCACGACACCATCGAAGACACCGATGCGTCCTTTGCGCAGGTCGAAAAGCGATTCAGCCGCGAAATCGCGGAATTGGTCGATGGTGTGACCAAGCTGACGAACCTGCAACTGACCTCGACCCAATCGAAAGAGGCCGAAAATTTCCGCAAGCTCTTTATGGCGACGTCCAAGGATTTGCGCGTCACGCTTGTGAAGCTGGCTGATCGTCTGCACAACATGCGCACGATCAAGTCGATGCGCGCGGAAAAGCAGGCGCAAAAAGCGCGCGAGACGATGGATATCTACGCGCCACTCGCGGGCCGCATGGGCATGCAATGGATGCGCGAAGAGCTGGAAGATCTGGCATTCCGCGTCCTGAACCCAGAGGCGCGCAATTCCATCATCCGCCGCTTTATCACGCTGCAACGCGAAACCGGCGATGTGATCCAACGCATCACCAGCGACATGCGGGTGGAACTGGAAAAAGCGGGCATCAGCGCAGAGGTCGCAGGCCGCGCCAAGAAACCCTATTCGATCTGGCGCAAAATGCAGGAAAAGGACCAGGGCTTTTCCCGGCTGTCCGACATCTACGGCTTTCGGGTCATCACCGCGACAGAGGCGGATTGCTATCGTGTGCTCGGCGCGATCCACCAACGCTGGCGCGCCGTGCCGGGCCGGTTCAAGGACTACATCAGCCAGCCCAAGACCAACGGTTACCGCTCGATCCACACCACCGTCTCGGGGCGGGACGGTAAGCGGGTCGAGGTGCAGATCCGCACCCGCGAAATGCACGAAGTGGCCGAAACCGGGGTGGCGGCCCATTGGTCATATCGGAACGGTGAACGGGTCGAAAACCGCTTTGCCGTTGATCCGGTGAAATGGATTTCGGCGCTGACCGAACGGCTGGATGATGACCAGGATCACGACGAATTTCTCGAAGCGGTCAAGCTCGAGATGTATACCGACCAGGTGTTCTGCTTCACGCCCAAGGGCGATGTGATCAAACTACCCCGTGGGGCGACACCGATTGATTTCGCCTTTGCGATCCACACCCGCATCGGCATGGCCTGCGTGGGCGCCAAGGTGGATGGGCTGAGGGTGCCGCTCTGGACCCGACTCAAGAACGGGCAATCGGTCGAGGTGATCACCGCCGAAGGCCAGACACCGCAAGCCACGTGGATCGACATTGCCGTGACCGGTCGCGCCAAGACAGCGATCCGGCGCAGCCTGCGCGAGGAAGATCGCACCCGCTATATCCGGCTGGGCCGTGAATTGGCGCGGGTGGCATTTGAAACGATTGGCAAGCGGCTGACCGAAAAGGCCCTGCGCACAGCGGCCAAGACGCTGGCGCTGGATGATGTGGACGACATGCTGGTGCGCCTTGGCAGCGCTGAAATGTCGGCGCGCCAGATCGTGCGCGCGATCTACCCCGAACTGGCCGAAAAGGGTGGCGAGAAGATTGACGCAGGCCGCGCCGTTGTGGGTCTGACCGCTGATCAACCCCACCAGCGCGCGCCATGCTGCCAACCGCTGCCGGGCGAACGCATCGTCGGCATTGCGTTCCGGGGGCAGGGTGTTGTTGTCCATGCCATCGATTGCGATGTTCTTGTCGAATACGAAGATCAGCCTGACCGCTGGATTGACCTGCATTGGGCCGAAGGCAACCACCGCGCCATCAATGCCGTCACCCTCGATGTGGCGATCAGCAACGATGCCGGGGTGCTGGGTCGGATTTGCACATTGATCGGAGAGCAGAAGGCCAATATCTCGGATTTGAAGTTCATCGACCGCAAACCAGATTACTATAGGCTTCTGATCGACGTAGACCTCAGCGAGGCCGCGCATCTGCACCGGGTGATGACCGCCCTTGATGCTGAAAGCGCCGTGTCCTCGATCCTGCGGTATCGTGATCCGGCCCGGGCGCGGGCGCAGCAGGACGCATCGTAG
- the rpoZ gene encoding DNA-directed RNA polymerase subunit omega translates to MARVTVEDCVDKVPNRFELVMLAAHRAREISAGAPITVNRDNDKNPVVSLREIADETQQADDLRERMIEANQTQIEVDEPEEDSMSLLMGAEAADKPAEDDLSEEKLLRALMEAQGQR, encoded by the coding sequence ATGGCCCGCGTCACCGTAGAAGATTGCGTCGATAAGGTTCCCAACCGGTTCGAACTTGTCATGCTCGCCGCACACCGTGCGCGCGAAATTTCTGCCGGTGCGCCGATCACGGTCAACCGCGACAACGACAAGAACCCTGTCGTGTCCCTGCGCGAGATTGCCGATGAAACTCAGCAGGCGGACGACCTGCGCGAGCGCATGATCGAAGCCAACCAGACCCAGATCGAGGTTGATGAACCCGAAGAGGACAGCATGTCCTTGCTGATGGGTGCCGAAGCCGCCGACAAACCGGCCGAGGATGATCTGAGCGAAGAGAAACTGCTGCGGGCGCTGATGGAAGCGCAGGGGCAGCGTTAA